One window of the Hyperolius riggenbachi isolate aHypRig1 chromosome 5, aHypRig1.pri, whole genome shotgun sequence genome contains the following:
- the LOC137519483 gene encoding uncharacterized protein — protein sequence MERTQKMPRNLEGYAGLEETPDKMSWRVTIQSSLSREEAFFAFFEKTCDMIFKKALMKNTMIVWGPERLQMMLSYKQVISPAQNLDKQDMEPRKPPPGSQNPRQSKCGGDKSAPPAGNSNHGKAETQETGVGPGCAQTSASSETVTSESSISLSLITSNVATNKSTQQVTENSAANTDITTPVTEISSTTSDFRTTINSDPEATATTNNSATKVVTSATMPPVSGNDTTSARNSNAEVSTPIETVSTTTTPNVAPDTSTTSTPNVAADTSTTSSPNVSPDTSTTSTPNVAADTSTTSTPNVAADTSTTSTPNVEPDTSTTSTPNVAADTTTTNTPNVVPDTSTTSTPNVAPDTSTNSSPNVAPDTSTTNTPNLAPDMSTTNIPNVAPDTGTTSTPNVAPDTSTTSSPNVALETSTASTPNVAPDMSTTNTPNVVPDTSITNTSNVVPDTSTTNTPNVALDTTTNNTPNVVPDTSTTSTPNVVPDTSTTSTPNVVPDTSTTNTPNVTKDTSTANAPNVTTDTSTTNTPNVVPDTSTTSTPNVVLDTSTTNTPNVVPDTSTTNTPNVVPDTSTTSTSNVAPDTSTTSTSNVAPDTGTTNTPNVVPDTSNTNTPNVVPDTSTTNTPNVAPDTSTTNTPYVVPDPTTTNTPNVLPDTSTTNTPNVVPDPTTTNTPNVAPDTSTTSTPNVAPDTSTTSTPNVVPDTSTTSTLNNVPDTNTTSMSNMIPDTSTTSTPNVVPDTSTTNTPNVVPDTSTTNTPNVVPDTTNTPNVVPDNSTTSTSNVAPDTSTTSTSNVAPDTSTTNTPNVVPDTSTTNTPNVAPDTSTTNTPYVVPDPTTTNIPNVLPDTSTTSTLSNVPDTNTTSMSHMIPDTSTTSTLNVVPHTSTTNTPNVVPDTSTTSTFNVAPDTSTTSTSSVVPDTNTTSTSNVVPDTNTTNTPYVVPDPITTNTSNAALDTSTTSTPNVAPDTGTTNTPNVVPDTSTTSTPNVVPDTNTTSTSNVAPDTSTTSTPNVAPDTSTTSTPNVTPDSNTPSMSNVVPDTSTTSSFDIAFDNTTIKDSTQFSSSLTNYANNSITSKPITILSVSTSALGDSTTISGNTTLSDTTNTSITAQSTLTESYAASPSDINTNPQSNVINSTRDILSFTSGFIANLSTTIQNDTASHVTSIPSSTTNSGNAGLNVVIDSAAGPHSTNNPDITSNTSTSPTVLLNNITVTGATNNTNSTATNESTVTANTSGLQSSPITVPITPMSLWDLLQQIILQKLTTVSIASSTTDTAETPISTMSTINTPSSTAIEASVNTTTNVNSSMVDIVKNDASSTMTPAATSETMDTGRTTSSVKMMTGIPSDTMLNTNSGMPTNAVTGDRVSLPSTSVADAQTMVAPGVTFYAGNNMESTSATSAGATELVARTSLEEASGPLVDTSQSRTTEVSNPASSMIVSVPDSMATQTTSQSTSITSLSSSDTTATGGIRTTISSSTSPSIISTYTTDTESKPTLASIASSPNTNESVPIANISGITNTNVASMSTAAPITAPLNTASNFNSNTADMLGNDTSSTMMPATTSENKSMGQPASFTEMTTDIAFITVLYTKSDPVTAASTSMPSITPFEAGTTVTHGVTPLAVNNLESTSVASVGSTVPTATPSFVTTSASVADTTQTRITQASNPASYTSLTVPSSTTNAHIVTSVQSGFTTDSSTSDIAGGVRTTISSATSVVTETISSIPSTFERNPNLTSLGPSYTNDSLPRANITEITKGNVLSTTVIETSGDITSSDNSTTAAPITVPLDITTNFNTDTVKNDTSSTMIPTTTIVVPGVQSYAVNNIASTSVTSDGTSSMSITSSAASSAPLTDTPQSRTTEASNSASSTSVTEPTFTNTYAITSRPSTSRTENSHSNTTEPVTPSSVSSYVVNNLETTTTTSVATTVPMPSSAAASAPLVNTNRTRTTETSNQASLHSDTTEPVSAFGVSSYTVNNLKSTSVTSDGSTVPMPIASSAASSAPLIDTKASDPASSTAGAVPTSTNTYAITSGSSTSRTDSSHSDTTELVTPSGVSAYVVKNLESTTATSVATTEPMPTTSPAEVSVSLADTTQSRTTGASNPASSTSVTLPTSTNTHAITSGPSTSRADSSQPDTTEPVTPSVVSPYIVNNLESTTATFVATKAPMPSSAAASAPLVDTDQTRTTETSNPTSSTSGTVPNSVNIHAITTGPSTSRTVSSHSDTTEPVWTTGISSYAVNNFKSTSVTSVGYTVPMPLASSAEVSVSLADTTQDSTTETSSHSDTTEPVTAFGVASYTVNNLESTSVTSVGSTVAMPLASSAASSAPLIVIPETTITKASDPASYTAGDVPTSTNTTHAVTSGPYTFRTDSSHSDITEPTRASGVSSYVVNHLESTTVTSVASTVPMPSSAAASVPLVDTNQTRTTETSNPASSHTDTTAPVTTFGVSSNTLNNLESAHVTSVGSTVPMPIASSAGVSVPLADTTQGRTTETSDPASSHSDTTEPVSAFGVSSYTVNNLESTSVTSVGSTVAMPLASSAASSAPLADTTQSRATETSNPASSTSGTVPNSVNIHAITTGPSTSRTVNSHPDTTEPVRTSGISSYVVNYLESTSVTSVETTVLMPITPSAASSAPSVDTQQTRTTETSNPTSSIMTMLLISTNVPIITTGASTPTTDSSTTESSGGVRTTVFSDTSVVTETNSSIPSSAYTAENKPTLASIGPSYTYERLPTDNLTGITKANMASTALSGTSQDIASSDTRTTNAPTTVLLNVATNFNSNTADIVKNDASSTMMPTTTSETKAMGQTASSKEMTTDIPFITTLHTLSIMSSTAVSPGTPTIISPKSETMVTPGVRSNSVNHLESTSATSFGTPIPMPITSSAAASAPLADTSQSTPTEASNPASFPSLTVPTSTNTQTISTGSSTSRTDSPYSDTTVRATISRATSLFTESNSNLPTYAEVSVPLASQTDPTATTVSMASAILSENKPSMLPVPTPETRTNLDSLATTYTRDSVPITTVIGDKIAVLPMATSLTTQSLPPSVVDETTTSLSSIINDRVSSNVVRGTGADTTLAVTSESRSSMTSIPTSTKQTLPAVIMNEVTINEASSTVQDRLGNVTGSQTTRVNETFSAIALPRPNVPLLTTIETKPSISSYSIYQTKMMELLITTSGNKETASIANTNMASTVTNGTETDLPSTTITIVEQSSTTSDDKSMPVPSTVNNTTVMPTFNNPETANKETSSTKSETLYSKPAVVSSDTTMSDPAILATRSTEQSKNMVTQSENTVTQTNSDMTYSGSTPISESMASTSDLKNIMSNNAEIPDTLTTEDISRTKNIPKDSTSVPATTTSEVSHDPIGTTTSEAGESSTSFTTAEIKNGFQTGEASQSSITTLLPTTTTSATFEKENVSIDTIYEAQSILPVGTTDNTVSEGSVTNTFETGNILSTPTPSEFRNIVTKYINSESKNIVPTTTMSEASSILSTSTVSNAESITSIDSIVATGKIAQPSTTPEDKETMPADIISGTESIKPTGATSRGRKTVVEVTLLNTENTEPGGTTLRARSTKHSTIPCFF from the exons GTGTTGGACCAGGATGTGCTCAGACATCAGCCAGCAGTGAGACTGTAACTTCAGAATCTTCCATAAGTTTATCATTAATTACCTCAAACGTTGCCACCAATAAGAGTACACAGCAAGTGACAGAAAATTCTGCAGCAAACACAGATATAACGACCCCTGTTACGGAGATATCAAGTACTACATCTGATTTTAGGACCACCATAAATTCTGATCCAGAGGCAACAGCAACTACGAATAATAGTGCCACCAAAGTTGTCACAAGTGCCACCATGCCGCCAGTTTCAGGAAATGACACTACATCTGCCAGGAATTCCAATGCAGAAGTTTCCACCCCCATTGAGACAGTCAGCACCACCACGACTCCCAATGTGGCACCAGACACTAGCACCACCAGCACTCCCAATGTGGCAGCAGACACTAGCACCACCAGCTCTCCCAATGTGTCACCAGACACTAGCACCACCAGCACTCCCAATGTGGCAGCAGACACTAGCACCACCAGCACTCCCAATGTGGCAGCAGACACTAGCACCACCAGCACTCCCAATGTGGAACCagacaccagtaccaccagcactccCAATGTGGCAGCAGacactaccaccaccaacactcccAACGTGGTACCTGACACTAGCACCACCAGCACTCCCAATGTGGCACCAGACACTAGCACCAACAGCTCTCCCAATGTGGCACCAGACACTAGCACCACCAACACTCCCAATCTGGCACCAGACATGAGCACCACCAACATTCCAAATGTGGCACCAGACACTGGTACCACCAGCACTCCCAATGTGGCACCAGACACTAGCACCACCAGCTCTCCCAATGTGGCACTAGAAACTAGCACCGCCAGCACTCCCAATGTGGCACCAGACATGAGCACCACCAACACTCCCAATGTGGTACCTGACACTAGCATCACCAACACTTCTAACGTGGTACCTGACACTAGCACCACCAACACTCCCAATGTGGCTCTAGAcactaccaccaacaacactcccAATGTGGTACCTGACACTAGCACCACCAGCACTCCCAACGTGGTACCAGACACTAGCACGACCAGCACTCCCAATGTGGTACCTGACACTAGCACCACCAACACTCCCAATGTGACAAAAGACACTAGCACCGCCAACGCTCCCAATGTGACAACAGACACTAGCACCACCAACACTCCCAATGTGGTACCTGACACTAGCACCACCAGCACTCCCAATGTGGTACTTGACACTAGCACAACCAACACTCCCAACGTGGTACCAGACACTAGCACCACCAACACTCCCAACGTGGTACCAGACACTAGCACCACCAGCACTTCCAATGTGGCACCAGACACTAGCACCACCAGCACTTCCAATGTGGCACCAGACACTGGCACCACCAACACTCCCAACGTGGTACCTGACACTAGCAACACCAACACTCCCAATGTGGTACCTGACACTAGCACCACCAACACTCCCAATGTGGCACCAGACACTAGCACCACCAACACTCCCTATGTGGTACCTGAccctaccaccaccaacactcccAACGTGTTACCTGACACTAGCACCACCAACACTCCCAATGTGGTACCTGAccctaccaccaccaacactcccAATGTGGCACCAGACACTAGCACCACCAGCACTCCTAATGTGGCACCAGACACTAGCACCACCAGCACTCCTAATGTGGTACCTGACACTAGCACCACCAGCACTCTCAATAATGTACCTGACACTAATACCACTAGCATGTCTAATATGATACCAGACACTAGCACCACCAGCACTCCTAATGTGGTACCAGACACTAGCACCACCAACACTCCCAATGTGGTACCTGACACTAGCACGACCAACACTCCCAACGTGGTACCAGACACCACTAACACTCCCAACGTGGTACCAGACAATAGCACCACCAGCACTTCCAATGTGGCACCAGACACTAGCACCACCAGCACTTCCAATGTGGCACCAGACACTAGCACCACCAACACTCCCAATGTGGTACCTGACACTAGCACTACCAACACTCCCAATGTGGCACCAGACACTAGCACCACCAACACTCCCTATGTGGTACCTGACCCTACCACCACCAACATTCCCAACGTGTTACCTGACACTAGCACCACCAGCACTCTCAGTAATGTACCTGACACTAATACCACTAGCATGTCTCATATGATACCTGACACTAGCACCACCAGCACTCTCAATGTGGTACCACACACTAGCACCACCAACACTCCCAACGTGGTACCTGACACTAGCACCACCAGCACTTTCAATGTGGCACCAGACACTAGCACCACCAGCACTTCCAGTGTGGTACCTGACACTAATACCACCAGCACTTCCAATGTGGTACCTGATACTAACACCACCAACACTCCCTATGTGGTACCTGACCCTATTACCACCAACACTTCCAATGCGGCACTTGACACAAGCACCACCAGCACTCCCAATGTGGCACCAGACACTGGAACTACCAACACCCCCAACGTGGTACCTGACACTAGCACCACCAGCACTCCCAACGTGGTACCTGACACTAACACCACCAGCACTTCCAATGTGGCACCAGACACTAGCACCACCAGCACTCCCAATGTGGCACCGGACACTAGCACCACCAGCACTCCCAATGTGACACCAGACAGTAATACCCCTAGCATGTCTAATGTGGTACCTGACACTAGTACCACCAGCAGTTTTGATATTGCATTCGACAATACTACTATCAAGGATTCTACACAGTTTAGCAGTTCATTAACAaattatgcaaataattccattaCATCTAAACCAATCACTATACTGTCAGTTAGTACTTCTGCACTCGGGGACTCAACCACCATTAGTGGCAATACTACCCTAAGTGACACAACAAACACCAGCATTACTGCACAAAGTACATTAACTGAATCATATGCTGCCTCACCCAGCGATATTAATACTAATCCACAGAGTAATGTAATAAACTCTACTAGAGATATACTGAGCTTTACTTCTGGTTTTATCGCTAACCTAAGCACTACTATACAAAATGATACTGCTAGTCATGTTACTTCTATACCAAGTTCTACCACAAACTCCGGCAATGCTGGGCTAAACGTCGTCATAGATTCTGCTGCTGGGCCACACAGCACTAATAACCCCGATATCACAAGTAATACCAGTACCTCTCCCACTGTATTGCTAAACAATATCACTGTTACTGGTGCCACAAATAATACTAACAGTACTGCCACAAATGAGTCCACCGTTACAGCCAACACATCTGGGCTCCAGTCATCACCAATAACGGTACCCATCACACCTATGTCACTGTGGGATTTGCTACAGCAAATAATACTACAAAAACTCACGACTGTCTCTATAGCATCAAGCACTACAGATACAGCAGAAACACCTATATCCACTATGAGTACCATAAACACGCCCAGCTCTACAGCCATTGAGGCATCGGTAAACACAACTACTAACGTCAACAGCAGCATGGTTGACATTGTGAAGAACGATGCCAGTTCCACCATGACACCTGCTGCGACATCAGAAACCATGGACACTGGGAGAACCACTTCTTCTGTTAAAATGATGACTGGTATACCATCagatactatgcttaatacaaattCTGGAATGCCAACTAATGCTGTAACAGGAGACAGAGTAAGTTTACCGTCTACCTCCGTCGCTGATGCACAAACTATGGTGGCACCTGGTGTTACTTTCTATGCTGGAAACAATATGGAATCTACTAGCGCAACATCTGCAGGAGCTACAGAACTAGTGGCCAGAACATCACTGGAAGAAGCAAGTGGCCCACTAGTTGACACCTCTCAAAGTAGGACCACTGAGGTATCTAATCCAGCATCTTCTATGATAGTGTCTGTGCCAGATTCTATGGCAACTCAAACCACCAGTCAATCCACATCTATAACAAGCCTTTCATCCTCTGATACCACTGCCACTGGTGGCATTAGGACCACAATATCCAGTTCCACATCTCCAAGTATAATATCAACATATACTACAGATACAGAAAGCAAACCAACTTTAGCTTCTATAGCCTCCTCACCAAATACAAATGAAAGTGTGCCAATAGCTAACATTAGCGGAATTACAAACACAAATGTGGCATCTATGTCTACTGCTGCACCCATCACAGCTCCATTAAATACAGCTTCTAACTTCAACAGTAACACAGCTGATATGTTGGGAAATGATACCAGCTCTACCATGATGCCTGCTACAACATCTGAGAATAAGAGCATGGGGCAACCTGCTTCTTTTACTGAAATGACTACTGATATAGCATTCATTACCGTTCTTTATACAAAATCTGATCCTGTAACTGCAGCCAGTACCAGTATGCCATCTATTACCCCATTTGAAGCAGGAACTACGGTGACACATGGTGTTACACCTTTGGCAGTAAACAATTTGGAATCTACTAGTGTGGCTTCTGTTGGCAGCACAGTTCCAACAGCCACACCATCATTTGTAACAACAAGTGCCTCAGTAGCTGACACCACTCAGACCAGGATCACTCAGGCGTCTAATCCAGCATCTTACACAAGTTTGACTGTGCCAAGTTCTACCACCAATGCTCATATCGTAACTTCTGTGCAGTCCGGATTCACGACAGACAGTTCTACCTCTGATATTGCTGGTGGTGTTAGGACAACAATTTCCAGTGCCACATCTGTTGTTACTGAAACAATCTCCAGTATACCATCAACTTTTGAAAGGAACCCAAACTTAACGTCTTTAGGTCCTTCATATACAAATGACAGTTTGCCAAGGGCTAACATAACTGAAATTACAAAAGGAAATGTATTATCTACAACTGTGATTGAAACAAGTGGGGACATTACTTCATCAGATAATAGCAccactgctgcacccattacagtACCGTTAGACATAACTACTAACTTCAACACCGATACTGTCAAGAACGATACCAGCTCCACTATGATACCTACCACAACTATAGTGGTACCTGGTGTTCAGTCTTATGCAGTAAACAATATAGCATCTACTAGTGTGACTTCTGATGGAACCAGTTCAATGTCCATAACATCATCTGCAGCATCAAGTGCTCCATTAACAGACACCCCTCAAAGCAGGACAACTGAAGCATCTAATTCAGCATCTTCCACATCAGTAACTGAGCCAACTTTCACCAATACGTATGCCATAACTTCCAGACCATCCACATCCAGAACAGAAAATTCACATTCCAATACCACAGAGCCTGTTACACCATCTAGTGTTTCATCTTATGTAGTAAACAATTTGGAAACTACTACCACGACCTCTGTTGCAACCACAGTACCGATGCCATCATCTGCAGCTGCAAGTGCCCCATTAGTTAACACCAATCGGACCAGGACCACTGAGACATCTAATCAGGCATCCTTACATTCTGATACCACAGAACCTGTTTCAGCATTTGGGGTTTCATCATATACAGTAAACAATTTGAAATCTACTAGTGTAACATCTGATGGATCCACAGTACCGATGCCCATAGCATCATCTGCAGCATCAAGTGCCCCATTGATTGACACCAAGGCATCTGATCCAGCATCTTCCACAGCAGGAGCTGTGCCTACTTCTACCAATACTTATGCCATAACTTCCGGATCATCCACATCCAGAACAGACAGTTCACATTCCGATACTACAGAACTTGTTACGCCATCTGGTGTTTCAGCTTATGTTGTAAAGAATTTGGAATCTACTACTGCGACCTCTGTTGCAACCACAGAACCAATGCCAACAACATCACCTGCAGAAGTGAGTGTCTCGTTAGCTGATACAACTCAAAGCAGGACCACTGGGGCATCTAATCCAGCATCTTCCACCTCAGTTACTTTGCCAACTTCTACCAATACTCATGCTATAACATCTGGACCATCCACATCCAGAGCAGACAGTTCACAGCCCGATACCACTGAGCCTGTTACACCatctgttgtttcaccttatataGTAAACAATTTGGAATCTACTACTGCGACCTTTGTTGCAACCAAAGCACCAATGCCATCATCTGCAGCAGCAAGTGCTCCATTAGTTGACACAGATCAGACCAGGACCACTGAGACCTCTAATCCAACATCTTCCACATCCGGAACAGTACCAAATTCTGTCAATATTCATGCCATAACTACTGGACCATCCACATCCAGAACAGTCAGTTCACATTCTGATACCACAGAACCTGTTTGGACAACTGGTATTTCATCATATGCAGTAAACAATTTTAAATCTACTAGTGTGACGTCTGTTGGATACACAGTACCGATGCCCTTAGCATCGTCTGCAGAAGTGAGTGTCTCATTAGCTGACACAACTCAAGACAGCACCACTGAGACATCTTCACATTCTGATACCACAGAACCTGTTACGGCATTTGGTGTTGCATCATATACAGTAAACAATTTGGAATCTACTAGTGTGACGTCTGTTGGATCCACAGTAGCAATGCCCTTAGCATCATCTGCAGCATCAAGTGCCCCATTGATTGTCATCCCTGAGACCACGATCACCAAGGCGTCTGATCCAGCATCTTATACAGCAGGAGATGTGCCAACTTCTACCAATACTACTCATGCCGTAACTTCTGGGCCATACACATTCAGAACAGACAGCTCACATTCCGATATCACAGAGCCTACTAGGGCATCTGGTGTTTCATCTTATGTAGTAAACCATTTGGAATCTACTACAGTGACCTCTGTTGCATCCACAGTACCAATGCCATCATCTGCAGCAGCAAGTGTCCCATTAGTTGACACCAATCAGACCAGGACCACTGAGACATCTAATCCAGCATCTTCACATACTGATACCACAGCACCTGTTACAACATTTGGTGTTTCATCAAATACATTAAACAATTTAGAATCTGCTCATGTGACGTCTGTTGGATCCACAGTACCGATGCCCATAGCATCGTCTGCAGGAGTGAGTGTCCCATTAGCTGACACAACTCAAGGCAGGACCACTGAGACCTCTGATCCAGCATCTTCCCATTCTGATACCACAGAACCTGTTTCGGCATTTGGGGTTTCATCATATACAGTAAACAATTTGGAATCTACTAGTGTGACGTCTGTTGGATCCACAGTAGCAATGCCCTTAGCATCATCTGCAGCATCAAGTGCTCCATTAGCTGACACAACTCAAAGCAGGGCTACTGAGACCTCTAATCCAGCATCTTCCACATCCGGCACAGTACCAAATTCTGTCAATATTCATGCCATAACTACTGGACCATCCACATCCAGAACTGTCAATTCACATCCTGATACCACAGAACCTGTTAGGACATCTGGTATTTCATCATATGTAGTAAACTATTTGGAATCTACTAGTGTGACTTCTGTCGAAACCACAGTACTGATGCCCATAACACCATCTGCAGCATCAAGTGCTCCATCAGTTGACACACAGCAGACCAGGACCACTGAGACCTCTAATCCAACGTCATCCATAATGACTATGCTGCTAATTTCTACCAATGTTCCTATCATAACTACTGGGGCATCTACACCTACCACAGACAGTTCTACCACTGAATCTTCTGGTGGCGTTAGGACCACAGTATTCAGTGACACATCTGTTGTTACTGAAACCAACTCCAGTATACCTTCATCAGCAtatacagcagaaaacaaaccaaCCTTAGCATCTATAGGCCCATCATATACATATGAACGTTTGCCAACTGATAACCTAACTGGAATTACAAAGGCAAATATGGCATCGACAGCTCTGAGTGGAACAAGTCAGGATATTGCCTCATCAGATACCAGGACCACTAATGCACCCACTACAGTTCTATTAAACGTAGCTACTAACTTCAACAGTAACACAGCTGATATTGTCAAGAATGATGCCAGCTCCACTATGATGCCTACCACAACATCTGAGACCAAGGCCATGGGGCAAACTGCCTCTTCTAAAGAAATGACTACTGATATACCATTCATTACTACACTTCATACATTATCGATAATGTCTTCTACTGCAGTCAGTCCTGGTACACCAACTATTATATCACCCAAGTCAGAAACTATGGTCACACCTGGTGTTCGATCTAACTCAGTAAACCATTTAGAATCTACTAGTGCGACTTCTTTTGGAACCCCAATTCCAATGCCCATAACATCATCTGCTGCAGCAAGTGCCCCATTAGCTGACACCAGTCAAAGCACTCCCACCGAGGCATCTAATCCAGCATCTTTCCCATCACTAACTGTGCCAACTTCTACCAATACACAAACCATATCTACTGGATCATCCACATCCAGAACAGACAGTCCATATTCTGATACCACTGTTAGGGCCACGATCTCCCGTGCCACATCTCTTTTTACTGAAAGCAACTCCAACTTACCAACTTATGCAGAAGTTAGTGTGCCACTCGCTTCCCAAACTGATCCCACAGCCACAACAGTCAGTATGGCATCTGCTATCCTTAGTGAAAACAAACCAAGCATGCTTCCAGTtcctacaccagaaacaagaacaaACTTAGATTCCCTGGCCACAACTTATACAAGAGATAGTGTTCCTATAACCACCGTGATTGGAGACAAAATAGCTGTCTTGCCCATGGCAACATCACTTACAACGCAAAGTCTTCCACCTTCTGTTGTAGATGAAACCACAACTTCGTTATCTTCCATCATAAATGATAGGGTGTCATCTAATGTTGTAAGGGGGACTGGAGCCGATACAACACTGGCTGTTACATCTGAAAGTAGAAGCTCTATGACGTCTATTCCAACATCTACAAAACAGACTTTACCAGCCGTGATCATGAATGAGGTCACCATCAACGAGGCATCTTCTACCGTACAAGATAGATTGGGTAACGTAACTGGATCCCAAACCACAAGAGTCAATGAGACATTCTCAGCCATAGCTCTACCTAGACCAAATGTACCATTACTCACCACAATAGAAACAAAGCCATCAATCTCTTCTTACTCCATATATCAAACCAAAATGATGGAACTGTTAATAACTACATCTGGAAACAAAGAGACTGCCTCAATAGCAAATACAAATATGGCGTCTACTGTCACAAATGGAACTGAAACAGATTTACCATCTACCACCATCACAATAGTTGAACAGTCATCAACCACATCTGATGACAAATCAATGCCGGTTCCTTCCACAGTGAACAACACAACTGTTATGCCAACCTTTAACAACCCTGAAACCGCAAATAAGGAGACATCTAGTACCAAATCTGAAACTCTGTATTCTAAACCAGCTGTTGTGTCATCGGATACTACCATGTCTGATCCAGCCATACTGGCCACCAGGAGCACCgaacaatccaaaaacatggtgACTCAATCCGAAAACACAGTGACGCAAACTAATTCTGATATGACTTACAGTGGGTCAACGCCCATCTCTGAATCTATGGCTAGCACATCTGATCTCAAAAACATAATGTCAAATAACGCTGAAATACCGGATACATTAACAACAGAAGACATCTCCAGAACTAAAAACATCCCAAAGGACAGTACATCTGTGCCAGCAACCACCACTTCTGAAGTAAGCCACGACCCGATTGGTACAACTACTTCAGAGGCTGGAGAAAGCAGCACTTCCTTTACTACAGCAGAAATCAAAAATGGTTTCCAAACTGGAGAAGCATCACAATCAAGTATCACTACACTACTACCTACAACTACAACAAGtgccacatttgaaaaggaaaatgtATCAATTGATACTATCTATGAGGCACAAAGCATTCTTCCAGTTGGCACCACTGATAACACTGTAAGTGAGGGGTCAGTTACCAACACATTTGAAACAGGAAACATTTTATCTACTCCCACCCCTTCTGAATTCAGAAATATTGTGACAAAGTACATCAATTCTGAAAGTAAAAATATTGTACCAACTACCACCATGTCTGAAGCTAGTAGCATTTTATCAACTAGTACAGTATCTAACGCAGAAAGTATAACTTCCATTGACAGCATAGTGGCAACCGGAAAGATTGCACAACCCAGCACCACCCCTGAAGACAAAGAAACTATGCCAGCTGACATCATATCTGGAACTGAAAGCATTAAACCAACAGGGGCAACATCTAGAGGTAGAAAGACAGTGGTTGAAGTCACATTGCTCAATACTGAAAATACTGAGCCAGGTGGCACCACATTGAGAGCCAGAAGCACT AAACACAGCACCATTCCATGCTTCTTCTGA